The Acidimicrobiales bacterium DNA window GCGGCTGCCACGCGAGCAGGTCGTCGAGGGCGACCTCGTGGTCCTGCAGCCGGGCGACCAGCTGATCGCGGAAGGCGAGCCCAGCCGACGGCGCCCGGCGCGGCACAGCGAGAGGAGCGGCATCGATGACGCATGGCGCAGGGCGCGAACCGATCCGGAACATCCTCCCCTGCCACGACGGCCCGCCCGAAGCGGGGCGCGCGCTCGCCCGGGCACCGGAAATGGCTCGTACGCCGGGGACGAGTGTCGCCGTCATCAGGGTCGCCGAGTCGATCTACAAGACGCCGCCGTTCAGCGGCTACGCGCATCCTCACGAAGGGGGCGAGCACCAGCACCTCCTTGCGGAAGCATGCCGCGCGCGCGCAGACCGCGGCGTCACCGCGACCCCGGTCGAGCGCATCGGCGCCGCTGCCGACGTGATCGTCGTGAGCCGCGACCGCGGGCTCCTCCAGCGCCTCCTGCCCGGCTCGGTGAGCGGCGAACTCGTCGTCGAAGGCCCATGCGACGTACTCGTCGTCCGTTGAGCGCGCACCGGAGCGGGGATCCGTGCCGAGATGAAGATGGCACCACCATCGGCACTCCTGCGGCGAAGCCCGAGCCGCACGCGCTCAAACGGCTCAAGTACGGTGTCATCAGCACGGCTGTCGCCGTCTACGCGTTCCTGGATGACCTGCTCCTAGGACCGATTCTCGTCGCGGCCGCCGTGTTGTTTCCATGGTACCTGACGATGGGCGCCGCGACCGGGACGTTCACGCTCGTCAATGTGGTCTGCTGCAACTGG harbors:
- a CDS encoding universal stress protein; its protein translation is MTHGAGREPIRNILPCHDGPPEAGRALARAPEMARTPGTSVAVIRVAESIYKTPPFSGYAHPHEGGEHQHLLAEACRARADRGVTATPVERIGAAADVIVVSRDRGLLQRLLPGSVSGELVVEGPCDVLVVR